The genomic stretch AGCGCAGCCGCCACAGCCGCCACAAGATCCTCAGGTGCCAGTGGGGGACGTGATGGGCAGCTGGCCGCTGGGGTCCTCTGCCCAGTGGCTGCCTGACTTTTCACCCCCATCCCCTGTAGGGAGAACTATCTCTTTGTCTGTTCCTGCCCCAAATGCCTGGCAGAGGCTGATGAACCCAATGTGAcctcagaggaggaggaggaagaggaggaagaggaaggagaggcagAAGATGCAGAGCTGGGGGATGAGATGACTGATGTGTGATGTGGCCCTGCCCAGAAGGGGCCCTACCCCGGACTCTGCTGGGAAAGGGGAACCTTCCCCCAGAGAAGAGGCTTGGAAGGAACTCCCTGCTCCTGTTGCCTGCTTCTTCCCCCTTCCAGCGCCACCTTCGCTGTGGGTAAGGCAGAGGACTGACCTGAGGCCTTCCACCCCCCCGGACGTCGTGCCCTGGACACGGCTGCTGCGTTGGCTCAGGCTCTGCGCCATCCCCGACCCCTTCAGACTCAGCCTCCCCCTGAGGCACTCCATTCCAGGCTGGGCGCTGGAACCAAGGTCAGGATCAATTGTGGTTCTTCCTCTTGGCCCCATGGCCCACTGTCACCCATCCATCTGAGGCTTCTTCCTCAAtttgctatttatttcttttgagggGGTAACAAAGTGGCAAATCTGAGAACAGCCTGATTTCATTGaagcaggagggagggaaggtgggAGGCGGGTGGGAGGTCCCCTCTCCACCTCCCACCGTTAAGAGCTGATAAGGCCACTTCCCGACCACTGGCATGGCTGGGAGAGGCAAGGGGGACGAGCTGGGCCCCAGAGCGCTTTCTCTGAAGCTCTATGCCCGGAACACCCTGGACCCAGGTTATTActgccctcctcccaccccccaccccaccccaccctaccacCTGGACATGTAGGCAAGTGGAGATGGCCCCTTCGCCAGATCTCCAGTCTCGGAACCTTGGGCCTTGCCTCTTGGGCTCTGGCCCAGTGTCCAGTCGCACGGGGTGTGGAAGAGGCCTCCTTCCTCAGGAGGGGCATCACCCCTTCCTCACACAGTCTTCCCGCTGAGGACTCCAGCAGCATGGCTTCAACCTGGGGGGTGACAGGTCTGTGCTCCTTAATGTAGGATGTTCTAGAGTCTTCCGTGAGACCAGTTCAACTCCTGGGGGGGGGTTCTCCTGGTCTCAGTCTCCATCTTTAGGGTCTCCACAGAGGAACACTGAAGTCTTCCAGAAACCTAGGGGAGCTAGGCTAGAGACTGTAGTCCTTCCACCTCCCTCATTCAGCATTACCTCTTGTCCTCAGGTTGGGTGCTGTGGAAATTACCATCTGTCACTGCTCCTTCCTACCTACCTGCCTGTCTGCCCTGAGGGGCCTGCCCATCCCCCTGCTGAGAGGTTAGAGGGAGGGCAGGTACCCACCCCCTCAGGCCCTTTCCTGGGTCACAGAGCCGGCCCAGCCCTATCATCTGTTGGATTCTTCTTCCTCCTTCACAGCAGCCAGCACCCCTGTCATCCCCTCCTGCCCACTGCTCTCAATAAAATGAGTGGTGACAGGAATACTCTATGGAGAATGGCTCAACAGGCTGCCAGGGCACCCAGCAGTCATGGAGAGGGTACAGAGGGGCACAGGTTAGGCAAGGAGATGGTGGGAGATGGGAAACCCTAGATTCTCCAGTTTGGGTTCCTCTCTGGTCTCATCCACATGCTGCTGTGCAGATGTCCCTAAGGTGCAAGAGCCAGGTCCTGTATAAGGACAAGATGAGTCTTCTCCCCAGGAGTCTGAGCCACAGTTTCCAGTGCTTCTTCAGCTCCTGAGCAGGCGGCTATGCAGGGATCAGACCAGCTGTTATTTATCTTGGGCAAGgtacttctctgggcctcagtttccttccttCAAAACAAGGGTATGAGGCCAGAACAGTGAGTAGTGAGGGCCCCTCCCACCCCTGTGTGCTCTTATTCTAGGACACGTGTGCAACCCTGATGAGTAGCTTTATTGCTGGCAAGTTAGTGAGGCCTTATTGAGTCCCAAAGCACTAGCTCCTTGAACCCCTCCAGTAACTGCTGGTTGGGGAGGCTGGAGGCAGGTAGGATGTGACAGGTCTCAGATGGCTCTTAGGCCACCTGCCTTTGACCCCTTTTCCAGATAGTAGCCAGATGTCATAGGGGGCTGGCTTTTGCTTCCCATAGCACGAGACACCCTTGGGGTCCTGGGGAAGGGAAGGCCAATAGGGTGGCTTCCCTTCCTCAGCCGAGCCAAGGCCCAGGCTTTTCTCCTCTATCTGCACCCTCCTCCCTTCCCATCCCCAAGTGCTCTCTCCAACTCCTAAACAGCAGAATTCATGGGCCCTTCCCAGTCCAGAGACACAATGGCTGAAGTGTGGGACCAACTCTTCTACCAGAAGGTCCAGGGCGGTTGCAGCAGCTCAAAGGTGGGGATGCTGGTGACATTGACTGGTATGGAAATGATGGCCCATGGCAGCCCATGCTGTTCCAAGGAGCGACGGATCATGTAGCTGAAAGGACATGGAGAAAGGTGGCAGCAGTCACCTTCTTGGTACCCCACCATGCCCCACTGTCCCCACCACTTTGGGAGTTCCAGGGCTCAAGGACTTTTTTGCCCTCCAACTTGGGCCCCCAAGATGAGGCCTGATGGAGGGGGCTGTGATGACTGCCCTGAACCTCCCCAAGTCATGGCACCCAGATGGTGCCCACAGAGCCAGGGACAAGGAGCCCTCACCCATCTCGGCCCAGCAGGAAGAGGGCAGGGATGTCTGCCGTGCGCTGGGTGCTGTCCTGGATCATCTCCACGTAGAAGCTGTCATTGTCTACCGCGTTGTCAGAGATGATCACTGCCCGCCCACCATGCTCCTGCACCACTCGTGTTTTGGAGAGGAAGGAGCAGCCCCTGGAAGAAGTGGTGATGAGACCAAAAGAAAGGCAGTGTCCTAGTTagccctcccccagcccattACCATGGGTGGATAAAAAAGGACCATTGTGaaaaattttcataatagttCATAAGTTAATAGCCAGAAAAGCCTGGAAAATCTTGACATTTTTTAAAGACCCTTAAAATGCTGAATTCCCCCCAAACTGCCATTTCACAGCACCCCTGACCCCAGAATCCATTATCCCAGAATCTGCCCTGTGTCTGCCCTCCTCTGGGCCCATACCCTCCTCCCCTCCTTACCCCCTCTCCACCAAAGCGATCTGGTTCTGGATGAAGAAACCGTTGCTGAGTTCCCCACAGGCTTCTGGGGGTTCGGCAGGGACAAGGTGGATCTGCTCATACCTCGTGTGCTGAAAGATGTTTAGCCAGGTGAGAATGTGACAAGATGCCTGTTTAGTATCCGCTGACCACCTATCCTACTGGCTCCTCACAAAGTGGGAAGCAAACCTGGAGGGGTTTCTTTGTGCCAGGCACGTAACTCCCACTAAGGCGCATctgtcctccccctccccctgctttgCTGTGACATAGGTAGGGGGCTTGGCATGGACTCAGAGAAGGGAAGTAGCCTACCTTAAATCACAAAGGGCAGAGGTAGAGCTGACAGGAAGCTGGTGCCCTCAGTTTCTCACTATTTTATATCCCCAAAGAAGACAGCCTATCTCTCCATGGTGCCCAGGTCTGCTAGGCCCATAAGAGTAGCTGGAAGTGCTTCCTCCCTCGAGAGCAGTGCTGAATTCtgttcccttccctgccccagcacTTGGCAGGTGGCAGCACTCAGGTACTGGTTGAAGGGATGATGGGGACATTGTAGCTCAGTAAGGGGAGTGGGGAGACTGAGGATCAGAGAGGAGGGTGCCTCTCTGAACTTACAAAGATCCCACCGAAGTCCTTGGCAGGTGTGGCCGTGAAGATATATCGAATATCCCCAGGACTCAGCACTTGGAAGTACAAATAGTCATGGATGCGTAAACCTGAAGAATAAAGTGGTCAGGTGACAATCCTATCTTAGGGAACAAGCTGGTTTGGGTTCAGATCATAGACTCTGACTTCAACTGGGCCAGGGGCCCAGCCTCTGCATATTGGATCTCCCAGCTGGGTAGGATCGATGGCCTCTGATAGAGATGGCAGTGAGAACTCTATCATGGCTTGCCCTGGCTGTTCCAGCTTGTTGACTGGTTGACCTGCCTCCATCCAGGCTCCCTATGGTCCATTCTTCAAATGATAG from Dasypus novemcinctus isolate mDasNov1 chromosome 17, mDasNov1.1.hap2, whole genome shotgun sequence encodes the following:
- the PRADC1 gene encoding protease-associated domain-containing protein 1, which translates into the protein MVPGAAGWWCLVLWLPACVAAHGLRIHDYLYFQVLSPGDIRYIFTATPAKDFGGIFHTRYEQIHLVPAEPPEACGELSNGFFIQNQIALVERGGCSFLSKTRVVQEHGGRAVIISDNAVDNDSFYVEMIQDSTQRTADIPALFLLGRDGYMIRRSLEQHGLPWAIISIPVNVTSIPTFELLQPPWTFW